Part of the Hyalangium ruber genome, GCTCCAGCACCTGGAATGACGGCGCCGCCAGCGCCTCCGTCAGCACCTCGCGCCAGTCGGCTGGCAGGTTCTCCCGCATGCGCCCTCCCTTACGCGTCACATTCAAGCATGCCTACGTGGCGGGTTGGGTGGAAAGTGGAGCAGCGTTGGCTGGCGGGCATTGGAGCGCGGAGCGTATATGTGGACACCGTGGATTCCTCCGAGGCTCCCGCCTCCCTCGAGCCTGAGCCGCGCGTCCCCGCCGAGCCCCTGCCGCGCCTCTTCTGGCGCTTCCTGCGCTTTGGCCTGCTGGCCTGGGGTGGCCCCATCGCGCAGATCGCCATGATTCGCCAGGAGCTCGTCGAGGAGGAGAAGTGGGTCAGCCCCGCCCACTTCAACCGCACCCTGGCCCTCTATCAGATCCTCCCCGGCCCCGAGGCGCATGAGTTGTGTGTGTACTTCGGCATGCTCGCCCGGGGCCGCGTGGGCGGACTGCTGGCCGGCCTGGGCTTCATGCTCCCGGGCCTGCTGCTCATGCTCCTGTGCTCGTGGCTCTATGTCCGTGTAGGGCTCGACTCGCCCTGGGTCCGGGCCGCGTTCACCACCGTGCAGGCCGCCGTCGCCGCCCTCATCGTCCGCGCCGTCCACCGCATCGGCGGCCATGCCTTCACCCGCCGCTCCCTGCTCGTCATCGCCCTGCTCGCCGCGGTGGCCCAGCTCGTGGGCGTTCCGTTCTTCCTCACGCTCGCCTGGGCGGGCCTGACCGCCGTGCTCCTCCACGCCGGCTCGCGCGGGGCGGCCGTGGCGCTCACCGCCGGGTGCGCTCTCGCCGCCGGCCTCCTTCTCACCTTCGTGTCGCCCGAGAGCGCCGCGCCGCTCGCCGCTTCCCCCGCTGGAGCGCCGCAAGGCGTCCTCTCCCTGCTGGGCTCCGGGCTGCGCACCGGCCTGCTCACCTTTGGGGGCGCCTATACGGCGATTCCGTTCCTCCAGCGGGACGCGGTGGCGCGCGGCGGGTGGATGACCGATGCGCAGTTCCTCGACGGGCTGGCCCTGGGCGGGGTGCTGCCCGCGCCGCTCATCATCTTCGGCACCTTCGTGGGCTACCTCGGCGGTGGCCTGCCCGGCGCGCTGGCCATGACCGCGGGCATCTTCGCTCCCGCGTTTGGCATGACACTGCTGGCTCACCACCCGCTGGAGCGACTGGTACACCACCCGCGCGCCCGCATCCTGCTCGACGGCGTCACCGCCGGCGTCGTGGGTCTGATTGGCGGCACCGCACTGCCCCTGCTGCGTGCCGCCGTGGACGATGTGCCCACCGGGCTCGTCTTCGCCGGCGCCCTGGTCGTCCTCTTCCGCGCCAAGGCCCGGCTGGCGCCCATGGCCGTGCTCGCGGCGGCGGCCCTCGTGGGCCTGGGGGTACACGCATTCAGTGGGATGTAGGTCGGTTCCCTAGCAGCCAGGGGACCGTGGGCGGGTTCTTGGGTTCATGGCACCGCTCGCGCTAGCCTTGGTCCCGCCATGTCGATGTATTCCGAGTCACTCCGCGCCTTCCTGAAACCGGTCCTCCAGTACCTGGACGACCCGTCGGTGTCGGAGATCATGATCAATGGGCCCACGGACATCTGGATCGAGCGCAAGGGCCGCGTCTTCAAGACCGATGCCGCCTTCTCCGAGGAAGGTCTGCTCGGCGCCGCGCGCAACATGGCCCAGTTCGTCGGCCGCGTGCTCAGCGACGAGCGGCCCCGCCTCGACGCGCGCCTCCCCGACGGCAGCCGTATCCACGTCGTCATCCCGCCGATTGCCCGCAAGGGCACCACCATCTCGATCCGCAAGTTCTTCAAGGACAAGCTGACGATCGACGCGCTCATCAAATACAAGTCGATGACGCCGCAGATGGCCCGCATCATCGACGCCGGCATCCACACCAAGCTCAACATGCTGGTGTCCGGCGGTACCGGCTCGGGCAAGACGACGCTGCTCAACATCGTCTCCTCGCTCATCCCCGACGACGAGCGCATCCTCACCATCGAGGACTCGGCCGAGCTCCAGCTCAACCAGTCCCACCTGGTGCCCTTCGAGAGCCGGCCTCCGGACAAGTTCGGCAAGGGCGGCGTGGACATGGGAGACCTGCTCCACTCGGCCCTGCGTCTGCGTCCCGACCGAATCGTGGTGGGCGAGGTGCGCGGCGGCGAGGCCTTCTACCTCATGCAGGCGATGAACACCGGCCACGGCGGCTCGCTGGCCACCTGCCACGCCAACACCCCCACCGACACCCTGCGCCGCATCGAGTCGCTGTGCCTCATGTCCGCCGTGGAACTGCCCATGGTGGCCGTGCGCGCCCAGGTGGCGAGCGCCATCAACTTCATCATCTGCTGCGAGCGTCTCCACGACGGTAGCCGCAAGACGATTGCCCTGTCCGAGGTGCTGCCCCTCAACGAGAAGGGCGACTACCGCACCCAGGACATCTTCGTCTTCACCCCCGTGAGCAAGGACGAGGACGGCCACATCCTCGGCTACCACGCGCCCACCGGCATCATCCCCACCTTCGTCGGCAAGGCGCGCGCGTACGGCTTCACCGACCTGGACGAGAGCTTCTTCGACCCGGCCACCTATGGCGTGCCGCCGCCGCCCACCTTCCAGGTGGGCTCGACGTACG contains:
- the chrA gene encoding chromate efflux transporter, with amino-acid sequence MDTVDSSEAPASLEPEPRVPAEPLPRLFWRFLRFGLLAWGGPIAQIAMIRQELVEEEKWVSPAHFNRTLALYQILPGPEAHELCVYFGMLARGRVGGLLAGLGFMLPGLLLMLLCSWLYVRVGLDSPWVRAAFTTVQAAVAALIVRAVHRIGGHAFTRRSLLVIALLAAVAQLVGVPFFLTLAWAGLTAVLLHAGSRGAAVALTAGCALAAGLLLTFVSPESAAPLAASPAGAPQGVLSLLGSGLRTGLLTFGGAYTAIPFLQRDAVARGGWMTDAQFLDGLALGGVLPAPLIIFGTFVGYLGGGLPGALAMTAGIFAPAFGMTLLAHHPLERLVHHPRARILLDGVTAGVVGLIGGTALPLLRAAVDDVPTGLVFAGALVVLFRAKARLAPMAVLAAAALVGLGVHAFSGM
- a CDS encoding CpaF family protein, with the translated sequence MSMYSESLRAFLKPVLQYLDDPSVSEIMINGPTDIWIERKGRVFKTDAAFSEEGLLGAARNMAQFVGRVLSDERPRLDARLPDGSRIHVVIPPIARKGTTISIRKFFKDKLTIDALIKYKSMTPQMARIIDAGIHTKLNMLVSGGTGSGKTTLLNIVSSLIPDDERILTIEDSAELQLNQSHLVPFESRPPDKFGKGGVDMGDLLHSALRLRPDRIVVGEVRGGEAFYLMQAMNTGHGGSLATCHANTPTDTLRRIESLCLMSAVELPMVAVRAQVASAINFIICCERLHDGSRKTIALSEVLPLNEKGDYRTQDIFVFTPVSKDEDGHILGYHAPTGIIPTFVGKARAYGFTDLDESFFDPATYGVPPPPTFQVGSTYEVRWAPSLKHRQEGRPDPAEYKKNWIDFEKKLQEEARQSKEGQPPAALPASPPVQVQVPASLPAGMAKPAPAPAAAKPAPAPVAAKPAAKPSADALSDEDKTPPPTRNPFARAASEEDELEAPPDEVPTNAGVLPKDEPRVEVAEDLLAEAVPARGATSTPPRRPMPPAAAPRPSNPSANAVRPANAVPPRRPGTPPASAARPAADAEDAESSNNGEKTQIRSTPERPRR